In Solea senegalensis isolate Sse05_10M linkage group LG6, IFAPA_SoseM_1, whole genome shotgun sequence, one genomic interval encodes:
- the LOC122770642 gene encoding guanine nucleotide exchange protein SMCR8-like isoform X2 codes for MIGSPDLLAFTGPEGFGEGEEDPGIQDLPEDLSVPLLPASHPWTTTALFNRDFILVAEFSEQVGPKPVLTIPEDPRVIGSFDLNHFSVRIMSVDYQASGPVQASHSCTGPRLNFSEDSKVILGDSAEDAFAYVHHLTLYDLEARGMVRPFCMAYVCSDQAKLMENFTELSSCFSQAADSLKTGNRQAFSMELQRKLHKLEYTRLTLLSTVNASTEDGETADDLEAVEHSILNHRDLLRQVTSYPNRKLKHPDFLPYDPADSLTDPTSLLPPDPCPSNSMSSSCRSEHHLKPLQELCNAYFLSLMKEQLADTERRLRGDRSVLQTACVSRSLSRRLTLTNFLFELWSTENEEEEEQESIEAELQRSTKSRVKVFASDPLSLESFYSCVEEIPIKLEAGEAGTVTSDPSIVMDMTGSVSSSDSIEVLGTEKSYRTQQSATDSDSRAVTLMDTTVRRGAADAGVRRVQAYASRANSEDSIEVLSTTESIFPDDLTAITEEEAEQQPESNSFDSDEETLAECKLDKQDKTLENGSENELPVNNNDNEEKPLQQMTVSSGVIVKEEPATECLKRNGVHEDNSAEKTPKMTQGEEAVESTPKWTEVNETALSAPDLRVNSASAVAMAEADRWTTPSAALRLLSADEASDCTSVTGSSDAPSTTQDISNSNTSSDKRRRKAGLRALRFLKHNSFSQNAVFCLLSGRPIVVMGGDETLVKRTVDALSLFLPAPGPDGNAVMPCLTTPLQLTDLLTWRLIGLHR; via the exons ATGATCGGCTCACCGGACCTGCTGGCCTTTACCGGCCCAGAGGGGTtcggagagggagaagaggatcCGGGGATTCAGGATCTACCTGAGGATCTGTCTGTTCCCCTTTTACCCGCCTCACACCCCTGGACCACAACTGCCCTCTTCAACAGAGACTTTATACTGGTGGCTGAATTCTCAGAGCAA GTGGGTCCAAAGCCTGTGTTGACGATACCAGAAGACCCCCGAGTCATTGGCTCCTTCGACCTCAACCACTTCTCTGTTCGCATCATGTCTGTGGACTACCAGGCGTCCGGCCCCGTCCAAGCCTCACATTCCTGCACTGGGCCCCGCCTCAACTTCAGCGAGGACTCCAAAGTGATTCTGGGAGATTCAGCAGAGGACGCTTTTGCTTACGTTCACCACCTGACCCTGTACGACCTGGAGGCTCGAGGCATGGTGCGTCCTTTCTGTATGGCCTATGTGTGTTCGGACCAGGCGAAGCTGATGGAGAACTTCACAGAACTGTCGTCGTGCTTCTCTCAGGCGGCCGACAGCCTCAAGACGGGGAACAGGCAGGCGTTTTCGAtggagctgcagagaaaactACACAAGCTTGA GTACACACGGTTGACTTTGCTGTCAACTGTGAATGCGTCCACAGAAGATGGAGAAACAGCCGATGACCTCGAAGCTGTAGAGCATTCAATCCTAAATCACAGAGACCTCCTCCGCCAGGTCACATCCTACCCAAACAGGAAGCTCAAACACCCCGACTTTCTGCCCTACGACCCAGCTGACTCCCTCACCGATCCTACTTCATTGCTGCCTCCTGATCCATGTCCCTCCAACTCCAtgtcctcctcctgcaggtCCGAGCACCACCTGAAGCCTCTGCAGGAGCTCTGCAATGCCTACTTCCTCTCCTTAATGAAGGAGCAGCTGGCAGACACAGAACGCCGCCTTCGTGGTGATCGGAGTGTCCTGCAAACGGCCTGCGTCTCCCGGTCGCTCTCCAGGAGGCTCACCCTCACCAACTTCCTGTTTGAGCTTTGGAGCACCGAGAacgaagaagaggaagagcaggagagCATTGAGGCAGAGCTACAGAGGTCGACTAAGAGTCGCGTCAAGGTGTTTGCGTCGGATCCACTGAGCCTGGAGTCGTTCTACTCCTGTGTGGAGGAGATCCCGATCAAACTGGAGGCAGGAGAGGCAGggacagtgacctctgaccccagcATTGTCATGGACATGACAGGAAGTGTGAGCAGTAGTGACAGCATTGAAGTGCTGGGGACTGAGAAATCTTATCGTACTCAACAGTCTGCCACTGATTCTGACAGCAGAG CAGTGACACTGATGGACACCACTGTCAGGCGAGGAGCAGCAGATGCAGGTGTCAGACGCGTGCAAGCGTATGCCAGTCGTGCCAACAGTGAGGACAGCATCGAGGTCCTGAGCACCACCGAGTCCATTTTCCCTGACGATCTCACCGCCATCACAGAGGAAGAGGCTGAGCAACAACCTGAGAGCAATAGCTTTGACAGCGATGAAGAAACACTGGCTGAGTGTAAACTTGACAAACAGGACAAAACATTAGAAAATGGAAGTGAAAATGAACTCCCTGttaataacaatgacaatgaagaaAAACCTTTGCAGCAAATGACTGTCAGCAGTGGTGTCATTGTCAAAGAGGAACCAGCCACTGAGTGTTTGAAGAGGAATGGAGTCCATGAAGACAACAGTGCTGAGAAGACACCCAAAATGACACAAG GTGAAGAAGCAGTGGAGTCGACGCCAAAGTGGACCGAAGTCAATGAGACGGCGCTGTCAGCACCAGACCTCCGTGTGAACTCTGCCTCTGCCGTTGCCATGGCGGAGGCTGACCGGTGGACAACGCCCAGCGCTGCTCTCAGGCTGCTGAGCGCGGACGAAGCCTCAGACTGCACCAGCGTCACAGGCTCCTCAGACGCTCCCTCCACCACGCAGGacatcagcaacagcaacacttcatcagacaagaggaggaggaaggctgGTCTCAGAGCCCTCAGGTTCCTCAAACACAACTCATTCTCCCAGAATGCCGTGTTCTGCCTCCTGAGTGGCCGACCAATTGTCGTCATGGGAGGAGACGAGACTCTGGTCAAGAGGACGGTGGACGCTCTGAGTCTCTTCCTGCCTGCTCCTGGTCCTGATGGAAACGCTGTGATGCCGTGTCTGACCACACCACTACAACTGACCGACCTGCTCACCTGGAGGCTGATCGGACTGCACAGGTAA
- the mief2 gene encoding mitochondrial dynamics protein MID49, which produces MNFQGSRRRGEDGIAMVIDFLLSNARLVLGVGGAAMLGIATLAVKRLIERAGRAADDEKVEQKMAESWEELSLVSASPTLITKGIEGVVMKHVAKATRQQKDDLCQQPQMSSMEVSKPESKSKRLQLCVLSLQERLQQYYHTRAALSPPEIQRAQSLALDICTEIQGFLHSRQPDMPLGEMSLGGSLLDDMQVVTADHACLLVPLQLEASLWRLIPGEETLLTHPLHWMVRRVNLEYFPRGRSYWDRYLVGGYLSAEAVVNMFSKAVMDSINWPSISCTMDCLVSPVPGGPDLRLEIRPRNEEGAVSSDDPLFITMLPLLRQEDVVLTAQPELTSPWVNAWHLSLYPWETQRLAQLDAADDGSRKQTLKILKAVCRLNPALRPLESAPLANLILHLSDSESDWCQTSLDMRFQQCITELIGYLEQGVLQSYFKPAVNLLSGLSEDQVDQMGFMLYCAVSEPEILLI; this is translated from the exons atgaACTTCCAGGGTAGTCGGAGGCGAGGAGAGGATGGCATTGCCATGGTGATAGACTTCCTGCTGTCAAATGCCCGGCTGGTTCTGGGAGTTGGTGGGGCTGCCATGTTAGGAATTGCTACGCTGGCTGTGAAACGT CTGATAGAGCGCGCTGGCCGTGCAGCCGATGATGAAAAGGTGGAACAGAAGATGGCTGAAAGTTGGGAGGAGTTGAGTTTGGTGTCCGCCTCCCCCACACTGATCACAAAGGGCATAGAGGGTGTGGTGATGAAACATGTTGCTAAGGCCACCAGACAGCAGAAAG ATGACCTGTGTCAACAACCCCAGATGTCCTCTATGGAGGTGTCCAAACCCGAGTCAAAGTCCAAGAGGCTCCAGCTGTGTGTCCTCAGTTTGCAG GAGCGTCTGCAGCAGTACTATCACACAAGAGCAGCACTATCTCCACCTGAGATCCAGAGAGCTCAGTCTCTGGCTCTGGACATCTGCACTGAGATCCAGGGCTTTCTGCACAGCCGACAGCCTGACATGCCTCTGGGAGAAATGAGTCTCGGTGGTTCTCTTCTTGACGACATGCAG gtggTCACTGCGGACCACGCCTGTCTGCTAGTTCCTCTGCAGCTGGAAGCTTCTCTCTGGCGTCTCATCCCTGGAGAAGAAACACTGCTCACACACCCGCTGCACTGGATGGTCCGCCGGGTTAATCTAGAATATTTTCCCAGAGGAAGGAGCTACTGGGACAG GTACCTGGTGGGCGGTTACTTGTCTGCAGAAGCTGTTGTGAACATGTTTAGTAAAGCCGTCATGGACAGTATAAACTGGCCGTCCATCAGCTGCACAATGGACTGTCTCGTCAGCCCTGTACCGGGAGGACCAGACCTGAGACTAGAGATAAG GCCTCGAAATGAAGAAGGGGCAGTGAGCAGTGATGATCCCTTGTTCATCACCATGTTGCCTCTGTTGAGGCAGGAGGATGTTGTCCTGACAGCCCAGCCTGAGCTCACCTCTCCCTGGGTCAACGCGTGGCACCTGTCTTTATACCCTTGGGAAACTCAGCGTCTGGCCCAACTGGATGCCGCTGATGACGGCTCCCgcaaacaaacacttaaaatcTTAAAGGCAGTTTGCAGACTGAACCCAGCACTGCGGCCGCTTGAATCTGCCCCGCTGGCCAATCTCATCCTTCACCTCAGTGACAGTGAGAGCGACTGGTGCCAGACCAGCCTGGATATGAGATTTCAGCAGTGTATCACAGAGCTGATTGGCTACCTCGAGCAAGGGGTGTTACAAAGTTACTTCAAACCAGCTGTCAATCTGCTGAGCGGCTTGTCAGAGGACCAGGTGGACCAGATGGGCTTCATGCTCTACTGCGCTGTGTCAGAGCCTGAAATACTGCTGATATAA
- the LOC122770642 gene encoding guanine nucleotide exchange protein SMCR8-like isoform X1 has translation MIGSPDLLAFTGPEGFGEGEEDPGIQDLPEDLSVPLLPASHPWTTTALFNRDFILVAEFSEQVGPKPVLTIPEDPRVIGSFDLNHFSVRIMSVDYQASGPVQASHSCTGPRLNFSEDSKVILGDSAEDAFAYVHHLTLYDLEARGMVRPFCMAYVCSDQAKLMENFTELSSCFSQAADSLKTGNRQAFSMELQRKLHKLEYTRLTLLSTVNASTEDGETADDLEAVEHSILNHRDLLRQVTSYPNRKLKHPDFLPYDPADSLTDPTSLLPPDPCPSNSMSSSCRSEHHLKPLQELCNAYFLSLMKEQLADTERRLRGDRSVLQTACVSRSLSRRLTLTNFLFELWSTENEEEEEQESIEAELQRSTKSRVKVFASDPLSLESFYSCVEEIPIKLEAGEAGTVTSDPSIVMDMTGSVSSSDSIEVLGTEKSYRTQQSATDSDSRETAVTLMDTTVRRGAADAGVRRVQAYASRANSEDSIEVLSTTESIFPDDLTAITEEEAEQQPESNSFDSDEETLAECKLDKQDKTLENGSENELPVNNNDNEEKPLQQMTVSSGVIVKEEPATECLKRNGVHEDNSAEKTPKMTQGEEAVESTPKWTEVNETALSAPDLRVNSASAVAMAEADRWTTPSAALRLLSADEASDCTSVTGSSDAPSTTQDISNSNTSSDKRRRKAGLRALRFLKHNSFSQNAVFCLLSGRPIVVMGGDETLVKRTVDALSLFLPAPGPDGNAVMPCLTTPLQLTDLLTWRLIGLHR, from the exons ATGATCGGCTCACCGGACCTGCTGGCCTTTACCGGCCCAGAGGGGTtcggagagggagaagaggatcCGGGGATTCAGGATCTACCTGAGGATCTGTCTGTTCCCCTTTTACCCGCCTCACACCCCTGGACCACAACTGCCCTCTTCAACAGAGACTTTATACTGGTGGCTGAATTCTCAGAGCAA GTGGGTCCAAAGCCTGTGTTGACGATACCAGAAGACCCCCGAGTCATTGGCTCCTTCGACCTCAACCACTTCTCTGTTCGCATCATGTCTGTGGACTACCAGGCGTCCGGCCCCGTCCAAGCCTCACATTCCTGCACTGGGCCCCGCCTCAACTTCAGCGAGGACTCCAAAGTGATTCTGGGAGATTCAGCAGAGGACGCTTTTGCTTACGTTCACCACCTGACCCTGTACGACCTGGAGGCTCGAGGCATGGTGCGTCCTTTCTGTATGGCCTATGTGTGTTCGGACCAGGCGAAGCTGATGGAGAACTTCACAGAACTGTCGTCGTGCTTCTCTCAGGCGGCCGACAGCCTCAAGACGGGGAACAGGCAGGCGTTTTCGAtggagctgcagagaaaactACACAAGCTTGA GTACACACGGTTGACTTTGCTGTCAACTGTGAATGCGTCCACAGAAGATGGAGAAACAGCCGATGACCTCGAAGCTGTAGAGCATTCAATCCTAAATCACAGAGACCTCCTCCGCCAGGTCACATCCTACCCAAACAGGAAGCTCAAACACCCCGACTTTCTGCCCTACGACCCAGCTGACTCCCTCACCGATCCTACTTCATTGCTGCCTCCTGATCCATGTCCCTCCAACTCCAtgtcctcctcctgcaggtCCGAGCACCACCTGAAGCCTCTGCAGGAGCTCTGCAATGCCTACTTCCTCTCCTTAATGAAGGAGCAGCTGGCAGACACAGAACGCCGCCTTCGTGGTGATCGGAGTGTCCTGCAAACGGCCTGCGTCTCCCGGTCGCTCTCCAGGAGGCTCACCCTCACCAACTTCCTGTTTGAGCTTTGGAGCACCGAGAacgaagaagaggaagagcaggagagCATTGAGGCAGAGCTACAGAGGTCGACTAAGAGTCGCGTCAAGGTGTTTGCGTCGGATCCACTGAGCCTGGAGTCGTTCTACTCCTGTGTGGAGGAGATCCCGATCAAACTGGAGGCAGGAGAGGCAGggacagtgacctctgaccccagcATTGTCATGGACATGACAGGAAGTGTGAGCAGTAGTGACAGCATTGAAGTGCTGGGGACTGAGAAATCTTATCGTACTCAACAGTCTGCCACTGATTCTGACAGCAGAG AAACAGCAGTGACACTGATGGACACCACTGTCAGGCGAGGAGCAGCAGATGCAGGTGTCAGACGCGTGCAAGCGTATGCCAGTCGTGCCAACAGTGAGGACAGCATCGAGGTCCTGAGCACCACCGAGTCCATTTTCCCTGACGATCTCACCGCCATCACAGAGGAAGAGGCTGAGCAACAACCTGAGAGCAATAGCTTTGACAGCGATGAAGAAACACTGGCTGAGTGTAAACTTGACAAACAGGACAAAACATTAGAAAATGGAAGTGAAAATGAACTCCCTGttaataacaatgacaatgaagaaAAACCTTTGCAGCAAATGACTGTCAGCAGTGGTGTCATTGTCAAAGAGGAACCAGCCACTGAGTGTTTGAAGAGGAATGGAGTCCATGAAGACAACAGTGCTGAGAAGACACCCAAAATGACACAAG GTGAAGAAGCAGTGGAGTCGACGCCAAAGTGGACCGAAGTCAATGAGACGGCGCTGTCAGCACCAGACCTCCGTGTGAACTCTGCCTCTGCCGTTGCCATGGCGGAGGCTGACCGGTGGACAACGCCCAGCGCTGCTCTCAGGCTGCTGAGCGCGGACGAAGCCTCAGACTGCACCAGCGTCACAGGCTCCTCAGACGCTCCCTCCACCACGCAGGacatcagcaacagcaacacttcatcagacaagaggaggaggaaggctgGTCTCAGAGCCCTCAGGTTCCTCAAACACAACTCATTCTCCCAGAATGCCGTGTTCTGCCTCCTGAGTGGCCGACCAATTGTCGTCATGGGAGGAGACGAGACTCTGGTCAAGAGGACGGTGGACGCTCTGAGTCTCTTCCTGCCTGCTCCTGGTCCTGATGGAAACGCTGTGATGCCGTGTCTGACCACACCACTACAACTGACCGACCTGCTCACCTGGAGGCTGATCGGACTGCACAGGTAA